Within Polyodon spathula isolate WHYD16114869_AA chromosome 29, ASM1765450v1, whole genome shotgun sequence, the genomic segment ATTGGAATGAAGAGAGTACACAGGGGGCTCTCCCAGGATTGGgaagcacggggggggggggggggggggggggggggggggggggggtggactgGCGAAGGGTGGTGGGTCTCCCCTGGGAAGATTAACTGAAGGCAAGAGCATTCAACTGGCcactctttctttctctgtctcttctctttctcttgtCTGTCTCCTTTCCCTCTCCCTTTGTCTTCCCTTCTTTCCTTTCTGTCTCTTGCTCTGTCTCTCCCCCTATCTTTGTCCCCCTCTatcgctctcactctctcttctccatctctctctccctgtctctctcttaTTTAATGAAGGTAGTGTTTGTTTCATCAGgtttagttttgtgtgtgtagtttgcttagtatttttttaaggagttttgtaaaaaataaagtgtttttttttttttttttttttttaagtgagatTTGATGAGGGGGGGTGGCGGTGTTGTTATCTGAAAATACTGAAGACTTTTTTGTAATCGGGTTTGATTAAAATTTGGAAGGAAAGCTGGAAGGTAATTTTTTGAGAGAGAGAATTTGAATTGGAccggaattattttattttttgtaaacaggtcttgttttccaggaagtaaaaaaaattaaaacagtcagCCTAAAATGCCATTTTAATAAAGTCGCTTCAGTGGAAGAATATAGTTTTGTGTCTCTTTGTTTTTGGTGACTGGTCTGGGTCTGAGAGCTTTGATCATCCTCTGTGTTGCCGGACAGAAACCCTGCTGtaaatggtggggggggggggggggggggtaaatttaTCCCCTGCCAGCCATCAGAGGTGTGGCTGCTCCCAtcaggtaattggtgctaattggggaggcCTCGTCTATATTTGGAAGGAGAAATCCGTTGTCTCAGGGAGGCAGTTTGGCAAGTCTTATCTGTTCAGCAAAGGGGAACGCCAGCCTGACCTCGGTTTatacatttccactagaagtctctcagcGTCTTctgtgtaaattcaatggcaaacaaaTTCaaagggtctcacacacacacacagtgacagtgaGTCCTCAGCCGTGCTGACCCTCTTCCAGGAGTCCCATTCTCgtgacctcgtttgtttggcgtctcatccgaaggacggagcacaaggaggttcagtgactcgctcagggtctctcacacacacacagtgagtcaggggctgctgcagagtctcttccaataggacctcgtttgtttggcgtctcgtccgaaggacgcagcacaaggaggttcagtgactcgctcagggtctctcacacacacacatacagtgagtcgggctgagctgggatttgacccTCCTGAacaggattgtgtgtgtgtgtgtgtgtattcagttGTAAAGGGAAGTGTGTTTTTAGATGTTCTGCTGTTGAAATGTGACACGTTGCTAGTGACAGGGTGTTTGTTGTCGCAGTGGGAAGGTGTGAAACCAGTTTGTCTCAAACAGTCACTTTGCACTGGGACTGCGTCTCTCCACGACAGAGAGAGATTCATCTCTGATTATAAAAACGTTTTAATTCAAGTAATGAAAGCACGCACAGCACACATTTTTGGTTCCTAAGTTTCATTTTAGAGATTTTTATGtagatatgctttttttttaagattctgttctaatgaaagcaggactggatgcCCCTGCTGTCGAATGGCAGTTTCGCAGCCCTGCTCTGCCCAGCTCTGTCATTCAATTTCTCATGCTAGCAAACCTACAATAATGTAATTCTACATCTTTCTGATGtgactttaatttttttaagtgctGTTTGCTGCATATAATTTAACCAAGAGAGGAGGGAGCGAGAGATGACagggagggagaagagaggagggagcgAGAGATGACagggagggagaagagaggagggagcgAGAGATGACAgaaggagggagaagagaggagggaaCGAGAGatgacagtgagagagaggggctTTGGTTCAGAATGTTCAAACAGGGAAACTCCGCCCCCCTCTGGAATCCTAAGGGTTGAGGTTCGGTAGGTCAGAGGTCGTCGTCCTCATCTGGTAATGCCGTTTCCGAAGCGACCTGAATAAGGACAGACGAGAACATTATTACAATGCTCAGATAAAGAAGGACATTGAGCAGATCCACGCTGAAGCAGCCTGTGGGGAGAGTAACAGACCCctctcgctctgtgtgtgtgtctactaATCAGTTTCTGTGTCCATCgctcactgtgtgtgtaattCCACCTCCCCTCCTCCAGGGGGCAGAGTCCCTGTTCCCTCACCTTCAGGTCCCCTTCATATTGCTCTGCTCTGTTTATGTCTGTATCACACAGTGTGTGTAattcccctcccctcctccaggGGGCACTGTCCCTGTTCCCTCACCTTCAGGTCCCGCTCATATTGGGCTGCCAGTGCGGGGTCCATGGAAACCTCGGGCGGGGCCAGCGCTGGCATGGCAACGAACTCCAGGTTGGGGTCACCGATCAACTTCCTGCCCAGCCACAGAAAGGGCTTCTCAAAGTTATAGTTACTCTTCGCAGAGATATCGTAGTactgagagtgagggagagaggaggaggaggaggagagggaggagaggaggagggagagggagaggaggaggaggaggagggggagaggggaggggagaggataATGATAGAGGGGGAGATGTattagagagaggagaggagaggataaTGATAGAGGGGGAGATGTattagagagaggagaggataaTGATAGAGGTGGAGATGTATTAGAGAGGAGAGGATGATGATAGAGAGGTGGAGATGTATTAGACAGAGGAGAGCTATTCTCAGTTATAGTTatagagggggagggagggctgtACCTGCAGGTTCTTCTTCCTGTGGAACACGATGGATTTCGCCTTCACTTTGCGCTCCTTGATATCCACTTTGTTGCCACACAGCACAATGGGAATGTTTTCACAGACGCGCACCAGGTCGCGGTGCCAGTTGGGGACGTTTTTGTAGGTGACACGCGACGTGACGTCAAACATGATTACAGCACACTGAGCTGGGAGAGTTAGGCGAGCATTGGAAACCATACTGGAAAAAACCACTGGAAACTAACACTGACAGAAAACTTACCCCTagcaaaagcacagtaaagtgaaagcatggtaaagcatagggaagcattgtaaagcacagagaggtctggtaaagcatagggaagcattgtaaagcacagagaggtctggtaaagcatagggaagcattgtaaagcacagagaggtctggtaaagcattgggaagcattgtaaagcacagggaagcattgtaaagcacagagaggtctggtaaagcattgggaagcattgtaaagcacagagaggtctggtaaagcatagggaagcattgtaaagcacagagaggtctggtaaagcattgggaagcattgtaaagcacagagaggtgtggtaaagcatagggaagcattgtaaagcacagagaggtctggtaaagcattgggaagcattgtaaagcacagagaggtctggtaaagcatagggaagcattgtaaagcacagggaagtattgtctctctgtattgattgtgtattgacccctctctctctctcatctctgtattgtactgtgctgACCTTTGTACAGAATGTATTGATAACCACATACTGAGAGAGCTCTCACATACTCATTGACTGTGTCTGACCGtgagacctctctctctctctctctgtattgactgTGTATtgacctctctctctgtattgattgtgtattaacctctctctccctctgtatTGTGtactgatctctctctctctctctgtattatGTATTGACCCCTCTCTCTatgtattgattgtgtattgacccctctctctctctgtattgactgTGTattgacctctctctctctctctctgtattgattgtgtattgacctctctctctgtattgattgtgtattgACCCCTCTCTCTGTATTGTCTAGACCCCTCTctctgtattgtgtattgatctctctctctctgtattgtgtactgatctctctttctctgtctgtattgtgtattgatttctctatctatctctatctctgtattgtgtattgatctctctctctctctcaccttgtATGTAGTACCCGTCCCTCAGCCCCCCGAACTTCTCCTGGCCGGCCGTGTCCCACACGTTGAATTTCACTGCCCCTCTGTTGGTGTGAAAGAGCAGGGGGTGCACCTCCACCCCCAGCGTGGCTGAGGAGAGCAGCAGAGACACGGGTTCAACCAAGGGGCCAGTCCCACACAGGGGAGCCCCAACGACAACCACAGCAGAACTGCTGGCTCAGACTGCCAGTACCATCCCAGTGGTGTTGAGTTACAAGGAGTTACAAACACagcctccttccctccctcctcacCAACGTATTTCTTCTCAAACTCTCCAGTCAGGTGTCTCTTCACAAAGGTGGTCTTCCCTGTACCACCGTCCCCAACCAGCACCAGCTACCAAGAGAGACAGGATGCAATTAAACcctggagacagacagacagacagacagacagagccccacaatcctgttcggTTTGaagctacaatataatcccttcttcttggagTCTATGTTAGTTTACTATACTCTGAAAAGAGTTtcgtttcattaaagctgcagacagacagacagacagacagacaccccttGTGCTCCCAGATTCTGATCCTCTCAATATCTTCCTCTAAATAAAGTTCTCAGTAAGTTTCGTGAGGATGGGGTCAGCCTGTCTCCAGATATCTGTGGACATGTGACCtgagtataatcgtaaatctcgaaaaactactcacttcatttttgtattactatagtATAAATACCTGTTAATTTGaactcatatgttgtttttttctgactttatgtgaacgaaattggaaatagtgatattttgaaatatcactgtcctggtcacaaaagcaaagtttgtggggaataatagccattttctatatttttgaggcataagcaattaggaaataacacttactacccaggaacaaaaacaaaaaaacaaaaaaattgtgacACGGTGTTATaaaactgctgggtttttaatCTAGTTCTTCTTACCTTGAACTGTACCTGCGGTTCACCTTCAGCCATTGATCAAAGactactgagagagagagagagagagagagagtcttcaATCAGACCGTGTAACCTACAGCGACAGGAAGCACTGTTCTATTTtacctgcaggtttttatttgggggaaagaaaaaaaatccatatcttaaaaaatatatatatatatattttaaaaaatatatatatatatatttttggaagaACCAAAATATATTCTTATGTTGAATGTTGTTCGCCACTAAATGTGTggaacaagactcctattgcacagcagtgtgatccagtccaggtttcactaccagattgatcagccccagtgtgtctaggtaacaagctcaggtgtgtctcattattaaactcctagtgaaagcaggactggatcacactgctgtgcagcgggagtctgattattaaactcctagtgaaagcaggactggatcacactgctgtgcagcgggaccggtctgattattaaactcctagtgaaagcaggactggatcacactgctgtgcagcgggagtctgattattaaactcctagtgaaagcaggactggatcacactgctgtgcagcgggagtctgattattaaactcctagtgaaagcaggactggatcacaccgctgtgcagcgggagtctgattattaaactcctagtgaaagcaggactggatcacactgctgtgcagcgggagtctgattattaaactcctagtgaaagcaggactggaccacactgctgtgcagcgggagtctgattattaaactcctagtgaaagcaggactggatcacactgctgtgcagcgggagtctgattattaaactcctagtgaaagcaggactggatcacactgctgtgcagcgggagtctgattattaaactcctagtgaaagcaggactggatcacactgctgtgcagcggaaactgattattaaacacctagtgaaagcaggactggataaCAACGCTGTGAAACGCTCTTTACATTAACACTAGTAACGCAAACAACAATCACCACACATTCAAAGTACACTAACACTGATCACGCTCTTTACATTAACACTAGGGGCCTGTATAACAACGTAGAGATCTtgcaaaaacattattaaactCCTTTTGAAAGCAGGATGGATCAAACTGCATCAGAAGGTCGGATCTCCTTATCCAGCCCGCCGAGTCCTTAGAACGGCggttataacaacaacaacaatcaccACACATTCAAGTACAGCTTAATAATTAACACTGAAACGCTCTTTACATTAACACTAGGGGCGTATAACAACGTAGAGATCTTGCAAAAACAATTACTGTTTTGTATAGATAGAAACATCAATCTCAAGAccatttgaggtcttgaaagctggtGATAATTATTATGATATGTCAGGAAAATAAATTAGAGATCTCCTTCATCTAACAACGGATATACCATTTCATATAACCCGATGCTTTAATAGGAAACCCAGTTTGCTTTTGTTCCAACATTATTACATACACCgtgttgaataaaaataatataataaataataataataaattataataataataataatatatcattgCGTTTCCAATAACAACGCCGCTCGCTATGGGATGTAAATACCTGATCTCAGAGATACTGTAAAGATATTAAcagttatatttaattttataaagaGAGTTTATGGCTGGTGATAGAAACAGCTTCGCGTTTCAAAGCCGGATCCAGACTGAGcgggatttaaaacaaaaaactacaaaaaaactacaaattatttaaaagtaaataattaataagCGAAGCGGCCGCACACTGACGGACTCGGGTTTCTTCACCTTTTAAAACTGGCgtgttcttgtttatttatttgtttttataatactaaactcgtctttttaaatgtaatataatctttatttatatattactttttttaaagctCACCCGGCGTTTCCTATCAAACTCGCGTCGCTCAAG encodes:
- the LOC121302216 gene encoding GTP-binding nuclear protein Ran isoform X1; protein product: MAEGEPQVQFKLVLVGDGGTGKTTFVKRHLTGEFEKKYVATLGVEVHPLLFHTNRGAVKFNVWDTAGQEKFGGLRDGYYIQAQCAVIMFDVTSRVTYKNVPNWHRDLVRVCENIPIVLCGNKVDIKERKVKAKSIVFHRKKNLQYYDISAKSNYNFEKPFLWLGRKLIGDPNLEFVAMPALAPPEVSMDPALAAQYERDLKVASETALPDEDDDL
- the LOC121302216 gene encoding GTP-binding nuclear protein Ran isoform X2, translated to MAEGEPQVQFKLVLVGDGGTGKTTFVKRHLTGEFEKKYVATLGVEVHPLLFHTNRGAVKFNVWDTAGQEKFGGLRDGYYIQAQCAVIMFDVTSRVTYKNVPNWHRDLVRVCENIPIVLCGNKVDIKERKVKAKSIVFHRKKNLQPFLWLGRKLIGDPNLEFVAMPALAPPEVSMDPALAAQYERDLKVASETALPDEDDDL